In the genome of Candidatus Omnitrophota bacterium, the window TGCCCCAGGATGCCGATGGCAATCTCATCATCACCTCGCCCGTCATGCTCTCTACCGTGATGACGTGCCGCCGCCCATGAGACGCTCAACCGGCTGCCGCCAGGCGCAGGGGTTAACGCTGCTTGAGGCGCTGGTCGTCGGCTCCTTGCTCAGCGTTGTGATGGGCGCGATCGTGCTTAGCTTCCTGACGAGCCAGCGCGCCTACACCTCATCAGAGGCGTACTTAAGCGTTCAAGACGAAGCGCGGCGAGCGCTGGATGCCATGACGAAGGAGCTGCATGCCGCCGGCGGGAATATCGCCACCGGGGCGGGCTGGTTGCAGTTTCAACGCGTGCTGGGCTTTAACCTGGCCCTACCGTGCCCGCCCAGCGCCGTCTGTTGGGGGGCGCAGGATGCCGCCGGCGCAGACCAATTCGGCTGGAGCATCCGCTACCGCCTGGACGCGCCGAAGAAGCAGCTCGTGCGGGAAATCCTTGATGCGGGTGCCGGCGTGCAGGGCCAGCAGATCTTGGCCAACGATGTCACACAGCTGACCTTTGCCTACACCCCCGGGGCGGTGAGAACCATCAGGATCACGATCGATGTGCGGCGGACCTCCACGTTCCTCCCCGGCGGCTCGATGGGGACCACACCCACACCGGCCACCTCGCTCATCACCACGGTCAAGCTCCGCAATTAGAGCCCGCCCCCAGATGATTCTTGACAGGATTAGTAGGGTTATTCTATACTACACGGCAGGATGAAACTCTCCACGCGATCGACGTATGGCCTGCGGGCCTTGGTCGAGCTGGCCTTGGCCTCAGGCCGAGGGCCGCTGTCGGCGAGTGTCGTGGCCAAGCGGCAGCATCTGTCCGTCGCGTACCTTGAGCAGCTGCTGCATCGGCTCAAGCGGGGCGGCATCATCAGCAGCGTGCGGGGGCCGCGCGGCGGCTATGCGCTGGCCAGAGCGCCATCGACCATGACGATGGCGGAGATCGTGCGCATCCTCGAGGGGACGAGCGACGACGCGAACGGCCATGGCACAGCCGGCGGTGTGGCATGGCTCAGCAACGGCCGTCGGCCTGAGGCGAAGCGCGGCCGATCTCGCGTGAGCCACGATCGCCATGCGCAGTGGGTCGCGCAGGCGGTGGTGCGGTGCGTGCACGAGCGGATCACGCAATCGCTGAGCGCGATCACGCTGCAGCATCTGTGCGATGAGGCGCGCGCGATCGCCGGCGAGCCGCTGGATCATCGGTATGTGTTCCATATCTAGCGCGGAATGACGAAGGATCAGTTACGGACGACGATGTTACGTCGGTTAAAGCGACAGAAGGAGGAGGAACGACGTCGAAAGAGCCGCGCGATTCGGCGGAAGCTCTTCCGCCTCGCGGCGTTTCGTAAGGCTCGGATGGTCGGGTGTTACGTCGGCCTGCCGTATGAAGTGCAAACGTGGCAGTTGATTGAAGCGATGTTAGCCAAGGGC includes:
- a CDS encoding Rrf2 family transcriptional regulator translates to MKLSTRSTYGLRALVELALASGRGPLSASVVAKRQHLSVAYLEQLLHRLKRGGIISSVRGPRGGYALARAPSTMTMAEIVRILEGTSDDANGHGTAGGVAWLSNGRRPEAKRGRSRVSHDRHAQWVAQAVVRCVHERITQSLSAITLQHLCDEARAIAGEPLDHRYVFHI